Within Mycobacterium heckeshornense, the genomic segment GCGCCGGTATTGCCCGCGTCGACCACGACGTCGACGCCGTCGGGCAACACGGCGTCCACCGCGCTCATCGCGTCGCGGTAGCGCACACCGGGACCGTCGAATGGCGGAGGCGTCAACTCCGTGCGCACCACCGCGTCGGGCACCCGCACACCCGTTGGCCGCCCCCGACCGGATAGCGCGGTTGTCAACATACGCAGCGACGCCCGCAGGTCGTCGGTGTGCACGTGGGTGCAGGGAACGTACGGCGGCGCCGACCCGATCGACACCACGCGAACTGCAGCAAGCGCGTCGTCGAGTCCGGTGCGTGCGGTCACCGACAGCCGGGTGCCCACCACCAAGCACAACGCACTCTTGGCCAGCGCCTCGGCAACGCCGGGATGGCCCATCACGCCGGTCACTCCCAGCGCCGACGACGACCCGAATCCCGGTGTGCCGGCGACATCTTTCGCGTCGGGCACACACGCCACCCGCGCGCGCAGCACGGCGCGCAGCCACTCCACCTCAGCGCGAGCGTCATCGCGAGCCACTTGCTCGCCGGCGATGATCGTGACCGGCCCGCTCACCTGGCGCAGGGCGCTGACGATCGGGTGGGGATCACCGACGGTGCGCGACGGCTCAAAACACTGCTCACCGTAACCGTTTGCGCCAACGTCTGATTGTTGAATGTTTTTGGGCAACAACAAGACAGCGGGTCCGCCCCGTTGTGCCGCGGCGACCGCGGCGGGCAGAGCCGCGATGATGTCGGCGGGCTTGACCACCCGGCGGCAAAAAACCGACACCGCAGAAAACAACGCCTCGGCGTCGAGCGATCCGTTGCGGCCACTGGTGTCCTGAAAACTGCCCCGTCCGTCCATCGTCGTCGACGGTTGGCCCACCAATGCCAGGACCGGTACCCGACTGGTCAGCGATTCCCCCAACCCGGGCACAAGGTTCAGCGCTCCCCCGCCCGACGTGGCGGCCACCACACCCAATTTCTGCCCGCAGCGGCTGTACCCGTCGGCCATGGTGGCAGCGGAAAACTCGTGCTTGGCGAGTACCGCAGTGATATCTGACCGGAAATATGCGGCGTCGTAGAGATCTTCGATGTTGGCCCCGTCGACACCAAAGATGTGGCCAACCCCGATTGCCGCGAGGTGCTCGACGATGTGGTCAACCACTCGTTGCTTCGCTGGCATACCGGTTACACGACTCGCGGGCGCTTCCAGTTCACCGCACGGCAAAGCTGACCTATTCGCGGTGAACCCCGCGCGTCTTCGCGCCGTGTTAGTTGCCAAAGCCGTGGGTAAGGAGTCGTGCCGCCATTGATGAGTAACCACCACGGCCTCGCCGGGTCTTCAACGACCACCGTTGTTGTCATCGGGGCAGGGCCGTCTGGTCTGGCCGTGGCGCGTCAGCTCGAGCACCGGCACCGGATCAAGACGCTTGTCCTCGAAAGAGCTTTGGCTCCCGCGATCGCCTGGCGCACGCGCTACGACGACTTTCGCCTCAATACCAGCGGTTTCTTATCCCACCTTCCCGGACAACGGATTCCGGTGACCGCGGGCCGCTGGCCGACCAAAGAGGACATGGTCCGCTATTTCGACCGCTACGTGCGCGTGCAGAACATCGCGCTTCGGCTCGGCTGCGAGGTCAACCATATCGACCGCAGTGCACAGGGCTGGCGACTCGACACATCGTCGGGGGAAATCCTTGCCCCGGTGATCGTCCTGGCTACCGGCAACTACCGCACCCCCACCATCCCCCGATGGCCGGGCCTTGGTCAGTTCAACGGCGAACTCATCCACTCCGGCGAGTTCACCAACGCGTGGCCCTTTGCGGGCCGCGACGTCCTGGTGGTCGGCGCGGGCAACTCGGCTGCCGACATCGCGGTCCAGCTCGCCTACGACGGTGCGCGCAGAATCTGGCTTGCCGTGCGCACTCCACCGCACCTGGTGCGGCGCGCATTGGGTCCGGTCCCGGCGGATGTCTTACTCGAGCTGTTCGCGCGGGTGCCTGCGGACAAGGTCGACCCGCTGATCGAGCGCGTCAACCACCTTATATGGGGCGATCTGTCGAAGTGTGGGTTCCGGCGGCCACCGCTCGGGCTAAAGGCCACGGTGGAACAGCGAGGCCGGATCCCCACCCTGGCCGACGAACTCATCGACGTCGTGCGGACCGGCCGGGTGCATGTGGTCGCCGCCGTGCAGGCGCTTGAGTCCGAACGCGTGATCCTCGCCGACGGCAGTTCGGTAACGCCGCAGGTGATCATCGCCGCCACCGGCTTTCGGCCGGATCTCGAGGGCTTGGTCGGCCACCTCGGCGTTCTCGACGAACACGGCAACCCGCGCGGCGGCTTCGCCTCGCACCTCGGTGCCGGAATGTTCGCGATCGGATACGGGATTCCGCCCAACGGCCCACTGCGCGCCATCCGGCGCGCCGCCACACCGCTGGCCCAGCAGATCGCAGACTACCTGTCAGCAACACGTCATCAAGCCAAAACCGATGTTAAACAATGACCTTTCACGTTGCCGGTAAGACCTTCTTCCGCGGTGCCGCAGGCTACGAAACGGCTCGTCGGGAAACAGTATGGAATGGGATTGTCCCCCAACGCTTTCCTGACGTCATCGTACAAGCGCATAACACCGACCATGTCGTCGCGGCGATCTGCTACGCGCGCGCCCACGGCCACCACATCGGTGTGTGCTCGGGCGGGCACAATTGGTCGGCCAGCCACCTTCGCGACGGCGGGTTGCTGCTCGATGTCAGTCGCCT encodes:
- a CDS encoding thiamine pyrophosphate-binding protein — translated: MPAKQRVVDHIVEHLAAIGVGHIFGVDGANIEDLYDAAYFRSDITAVLAKHEFSAATMADGYSRCGQKLGVVAATSGGGALNLVPGLGESLTSRVPVLALVGQPSTTMDGRGSFQDTSGRNGSLDAEALFSAVSVFCRRVVKPADIIAALPAAVAAAQRGGPAVLLLPKNIQQSDVGANGYGEQCFEPSRTVGDPHPIVSALRQVSGPVTIIAGEQVARDDARAEVEWLRAVLRARVACVPDAKDVAGTPGFGSSSALGVTGVMGHPGVAEALAKSALCLVVGTRLSVTARTGLDDALAAVRVVSIGSAPPYVPCTHVHTDDLRASLRMLTTALSGRGRPTGVRVPDAVVRTELTPPPFDGPGVRYRDAMSAVDAVLPDGVDVVVDAGNTGAAAIHHLPVRRGGRFLVALGMGGMGYSFGAGIGMAFARTGEQSPARRVVVIAGDGAFFMHGMEVHTAVHYRLPITFVLLNNNAHAMCVTREQLYYGDRYSYNRFAPSRLGAGLAAMFPGLPSVDVSDTDGLAAALRATLDVDGPSVVSVECAADEIPPFAPFLSASSAKHAVSHESSTTKENRADVAASA
- a CDS encoding flavin-containing monooxygenase, which encodes MSNHHGLAGSSTTTVVVIGAGPSGLAVARQLEHRHRIKTLVLERALAPAIAWRTRYDDFRLNTSGFLSHLPGQRIPVTAGRWPTKEDMVRYFDRYVRVQNIALRLGCEVNHIDRSAQGWRLDTSSGEILAPVIVLATGNYRTPTIPRWPGLGQFNGELIHSGEFTNAWPFAGRDVLVVGAGNSAADIAVQLAYDGARRIWLAVRTPPHLVRRALGPVPADVLLELFARVPADKVDPLIERVNHLIWGDLSKCGFRRPPLGLKATVEQRGRIPTLADELIDVVRTGRVHVVAAVQALESERVILADGSSVTPQVIIAATGFRPDLEGLVGHLGVLDEHGNPRGGFASHLGAGMFAIGYGIPPNGPLRAIRRAATPLAQQIADYLSATRHQAKTDVKQ